AAGGGAACCCTTTGGAGCCAGGAGTAGGGTACTACGTGTGGCCACTTTGGGCTGATGAAGGAGGCCTCACACTAGGCCAAACAAGGAACAAGACATGCCCTCTTTATGTTATCCGTGACCCTTCATTCATTGGCACCCCAGTTTCATTCTTAGCACCAGGCCTTGACCATGTTCCAACACTCACTGATCTAACCATTGATTTCCCTGTGGTGACAGTGTGTAACCAGCCAACAGTGTGGAGGCTCAACAAGGTAGGGTCAGGGTTCTGGTTTGTGAGCACCAGTGGTGACCCTAATGATATCACTAGCAAGTTCAAGATTGAGAGGCTTGAAGGGGATCATGCTTATGAGATCTACAGCTTCAAGTTCTGCCCCAGTGTGCCTGGTGCGCTGTGTGCTCCTGTGGGGACTTTTGAAGATGCTGATGGAACCAAAGTCATGGCTGTGGGGGATGATATTGAGCCTTACTATGTGAGGTTTCAAAAAGTCTCCATCTTTGGTCAAGACAAGAAACAACCTTTTAGCATTTTGTAGGTTGGTTTGTGCCTGTAATAGGTAGATGCGGGTCATGACTCGGAATAATGAGCTACTAGAATGCAATGCAACTGTTTCCTTGGTGTGCCTGTGTGAAAGAATCGAATAACAAGTTTattgatcttttaattttttttaaatttacttttattttttaatttttaaaatctatttaatttgattttataatctAAATTGAGTTAATATCATTCAGAAATCATATTTTATGATTACATGATTTTAATGAcgattttataattgaaatttatactGTAGgattacttaaataaatttaaataacgaggttaaattgaacaaattttaccaaattaaatgaaaagaaaattaaagaattaagttgaatcaattttaaaaattaaaaaaattaaattcaatcaaaaaaatttaaaaactaattaaacataaaaaataaatcaaagaatcaataaactaatttaacctatcacattttcatttttggttCACATATAGCACATAAGGAGTTCCCTCGTCTCCctgttttaatattttcctCATTCATATAGAAAAAAGTTCCCTCGTCTCTctgttttaatattttcctCATTCATATAGAAAAAAGATCATGTAAGTATGATGGATGTTATAATatgataggaaaaaaataaaaaataaaaatattagcatTGATGGGACTCACCGATTAGCACCTAGACTAAAGGGGTCTGTCATAtctgaagaaataaaaaattaaattttaaaaattatgtaaaaaatcaaattaaaaatcttttttttttaattttattttatacaattaaaatgaagaaagaatgaCAAACAcaattgcttttttttaatgtattattttgttttgactCATAAAATGTGAGGATCGGACTGGTAGTATTCATGCATCCTTAGTAACTAACTGATTCATGTAAACTTTTATGGTTATTAAAAGATATAGATAGCAGTGATTCACACATGACAGAGCTGTTATTAACAGGGGAtaaccaaaaattgaaattgtttaAGGCTAATTTGATCGAGACTCAAATCAAGCATGATCGACTCTTCTTGAGTTTAGTTAGCATGCACTTTGCACCTACAACTAGAAGGCAAGAAGAAAGGAAGAATTggaacaaaacaaagaaaataaaagtaacttGATCAAAATTTCAGATTAGGCTCGTTTAAGCCTCATAATTTCTTTATCAATTCTCTTCCATGTGCACGGGGATAAAGCGATAAAATGGCTATACCATCTGAAAAGATaccttcatttttattattttatctgtaAAGAAACACCTGCGCATGAGTTTTGAATTTTAACAATGCTTTTGTCGAGTTAACACCTTGGTCTCACTCCAGATCCAAAATTATATCGTCAATGCGTTCCAagaataaacaaaattttattttaaattaatcactGGTATGCTACTCGTGACAAATATAATATGAAGAAAAACGGGAAtagaacaattttatattttggttcTTATCCGATATCAACTTTCTGCTACACTCACCCACCTTCCTTagatcaaatcaatttttttatgccaATTTAAAACTAATAGCCTCGTGACGCAAAATTTCTATATGATGATAATATCCAcatccaaaatttaaaaaacaccaAAAGCATCCCCATGTCGAAATTTCACCTTACACAGCACTATATAATGATGCATCATGAGATATGTAACACAAGCCAAATACACATACACATTAGCTTCAATCtgagagagaaacaaaaacaatgaaGGTTTCCATTGCCAAGTTTCACTCCCTTCCCCTATGTTTTCTCCTTCTCTTGGCCATCAACACACAGCCACTGCTAGCAGCTGAACCAGAGCCAGTGGTAGATAAGCAAGGGAACCCTTTGGTGCCAGGAGTAGGGTACTATGTGTGGCCACTTTGGGCTGATAATGGAGGCCTCACACTAGGCCAAACAAGGAACAAAACATGCCCTCTTGATGTTATCCGTGACCCTTCATTCATAGGGTCCCCAGTGAGGTTCCATGCATCAGGCCTTAATCACATTCCAACACTCACTGATCTCACCATTGATTTCCCTGTGGTGACAGTGTGCAACCAGCCAACAGTGTGGAGGCTGAGCAAGGAAGGATCAGGGTTCTGGTTTGTGAGCACTAGGGGTAACCCTCAGGACCTCATTACCAAGTTCAAGATTGAGAGGCTTGAAGGGGATCATGCCTATGAGATCTACAGCTTCAAGTTCTGCCCTAGTGTGCCTGGTGTGCTATGTGCTCCTGTGGGGACTTTTGTGGATGCTGATGGAACCAAAGTCATGGCTGTGGGTGATAACATTGACCCTTACTATGTGAGGTTCCAGAAAGTCTCCACCTTTGGTCAAGACAAGAAACAACCTTTTAGCATAGTgtagtttggtttggttttgtgCCTAGTGTAGCAGGTAGAGGGGTCATGACTCGGAATAATTAATAAGCCAGAAGAGTACCATGCATGCTCTCTTTTTTGGTGTGGCTGTGAGAAAGAATCATGAGaacttttgttttcttggttCACATGCATGGCACAGAACAGAGAGTCATTGTATCTGTTTTAGGATTTGCCAAtctgttttcttttaaaaatgaaatgaaatgaattttGGTTCTTTTGCTTCTACCAACTGTCCCAAGTATCTTTGGCTTCTAACACCTTTTCTTAGTTCTACCATCGTTGACATCTTGTATTTGAActgaagtaaaaaagaaaagagtaacATAGCTAGAGAAGGTAAAGATTATAAGATGCTCTTTAAGAGAACTAAATATAACCTAAAACCTAAATGGTTGGTGGGTGGAGTTAGACATGTATATTATAAATGAGCGGTGCTAATTAGCAAGAAAACCATTAGCACGAATTTAAAATTAACCTATCATAGTATTACAATAATGAGCATAGT
The Glycine max cultivar Williams 82 chromosome 16, Glycine_max_v4.0, whole genome shotgun sequence genome window above contains:
- the KTI-3 gene encoding kunitz family trypsin and protease inhibitor protein precursor, which produces MKVSIAKFHSLPLCFFLLLAFNTKPLLAAEPEPVVDKQGNPLEPGVGYYVWPLWADEGGLTLGQTRNKTCPLYVIRDPSFIGTPVSFLAPGLDHVPTLTDLTIDFPVVTVCNQPTVWRLNKVGSGFWFVSTSGDPNDITSKFKIERLEGDHAYEIYSFKFCPSVPGALCAPVGTFEDADGTKVMAVGDDIEPYYVRFQKVSIFGQDKKQPFSIL
- the LOC100811209 gene encoding kunitz trypsin inhibitor 5 translates to MKVSIAKFHSLPLCFLLLLAINTQPLLAAEPEPVVDKQGNPLVPGVGYYVWPLWADNGGLTLGQTRNKTCPLDVIRDPSFIGSPVRFHASGLNHIPTLTDLTIDFPVVTVCNQPTVWRLSKEGSGFWFVSTRGNPQDLITKFKIERLEGDHAYEIYSFKFCPSVPGVLCAPVGTFVDADGTKVMAVGDNIDPYYVRFQKVSTFGQDKKQPFSIV